The proteins below come from a single Aegilops tauschii subsp. strangulata cultivar AL8/78 chromosome 6, Aet v6.0, whole genome shotgun sequence genomic window:
- the LOC109738057 gene encoding RHOMBOID-like protein 12, mitochondrial produces the protein MVSGAGSWLEGVSLIHYDDSVDEQAGLAGHVLGRAAAHAAHERLEQRGSHVHEETFHDWCLTSLDNFTSGRLHTMLTSSFSHMDLKHLFNNMVGLYFFGSSIARTFGPGFLFQLYVTGALTGSVFYLAEKIFLAPRKEVFGGWKTPCLGASAAVNAIILLEIFLHPTKLLYLHLFIPVPAALMGVGLIGADLWRVKKGESRVSGSSHLGGALVAAAAFAEIKGWI, from the exons ATGGTTTCTGGTGCCGGCAGCTGGCTGGAAGGTGTATCACTAATTCACTATGATGATTCTGTGGACGAGCAAGCAGGTTTGGCTGGACATGTACTTGGGCGGGCGGCTGCACACGCTGCTCATGAGCGCCTGGAACAACGTGGATCCCATGTTCATGAGGAAACATTTCATGATTGGTGCTTG ACCTCGCTGGACAATTTCACGAGTGGGCGTTTGCACACGATGCTCACCAGTTCTTTCAGCCACATGGACCTTAAGCACCTCTTCAACAACATGGTCGGCCTCTACTTCTTCGGCTCGAGC ATTGCCCGCACGTTTGGTCCGGGTTTCCTTTTCCAACTGTACGTGACTGGAGCACTTACTGGGTCTGTATTCTACCTGGCAGAAAAGATTTTTCTAGCTCCACGAAAAGAG GTTTTTGGAGGATGGAAAACTCCCTGTCTT GGTGCAAGTGCTGCAGTTAATGCAATTATTCTTCTCGAGATATTTTTGCATCCGACGAAGCTACTATACTTACACCTTTTCATTCCCGTTCCAGCTGCGTTAATG GGAGTTGGTTTGATTGGTGCTGATTTGTGGAGGGTCAAGAAG GGTGAGAGTCGCGTGTCAGGCTCTTCTCATCTAGGGGGTGCCCTAGTTGCGGCCGCTGCCTTTGCGGAAATCAAGGGCTGGATCTGA